The Coffea arabica cultivar ET-39 chromosome 9e, Coffea Arabica ET-39 HiFi, whole genome shotgun sequence genome has a window encoding:
- the LOC113709793 gene encoding wall-associated receptor kinase-like 1 yields MLVKAKTLLYFPIMSPPKLFFLLLLILAVVIVMLVLLGIRTTNLAVAAGVTIAVFTGLVLLQKRRNKKKKQGHFERNGGLLLEKQLSAADGAIEKTRIFISRELEAATDGFNESRIVGQGGQGTVYKGILADGRIVAIKKSKVDKSLLEQFINELVIVSLVNHRNVVKLLGCCLETEVPLLVYEFIPNGTLFNLIQNDNEAESFPFTWSLRLKVATEVAGALAYLHSGLTIPVFHRDIKSTNILLDEEYIAKVSDFGASLSIAIDKTHMTTRVQGTFGYIDPEYFLSSQITDKSDVYSFGVVLLELLRRQKPIPSREEGEDVYLGLAQRFLTSMEENSLPTILDPQIIDQTNEGEIIAVAKLAQRCINWDGRRRPTMKEVSIELENIKMSRGYLTIEENYQSPSCTYEEAVVMSDIYHAWTIGCENVMSTSDAYAVLNNTI; encoded by the coding sequence ATGCTAGTGAAAGCTAAAACTTTGCTCTACTTCCCAATAATGAGTCCTCCCAAGTTATTCTTTCTGCTACTTCTCATCCTTGCAGTAGTCATAGTTATGTTAGTTCTTTTGGGCATAAGGACTACAAATCTTGCTGTGGCTGCTGGGGTGACAATTGCAGTGTTTACTGGTCTTGTCCTGCTACAGAAGAGACGcaataaaaagaagaagcagGGCCATTTTGAACGAAATGGAGGTCTTCTATTGGAGAAACAATTATCTGCTGCAGATGGTGCTATTGAAAAAACTAGAATTTTCATTTCTAGGGAATTGGAGGCGGCCACTGATGGATTCAACGAAAGTCGAATAGTTGGTCAAGGTGGCCAAGGTACAGTATATAAAGGGATCCTAGCCGATGGAAGAATTGTGGCAATCAAGAAGTCGAAGGTCGACAAAAGCCTATTGGAGCAGTTCATCAACGAGCTCGTCATTGTTTCGCTAGTTAATCACAGGAATGTGGTAAAACTTCTGGGTTGTTGCTTGGAGACAGAAGTTCCTCTGCTTGTCTATGAATTTATCCCTAATGGAACCCTATTTAACCTCATTCAAAACGACAATGAGGCTGAATCCTTCCCTTTTACTTGGAGCTTGAGATTAAAAGTAGCCACAGAGGTAGCAGGTGCATTGGCATACCTACACTCGGGGCTTACAATTCCAGTCTTTCATAGGGATATCAAGTCCACCAACATATTGTTGGATGAAGAATACATAGCTAAAGTATCAGACTTTGGAGCTTCATTGTCCATTGCAATTGACAAAACCCACATGACCACTCGAGTCCAAGGGACTTTCGGCTACATCGATCCAGAATATTTCCTGTCGAGCCAAATTACTGACAAAAGTGACGTTTACAGCTTTGGGGTGGTTCTTCTTGAGCTCCTGAGAAGACAAAAGCCTATACCTTCCAGAGAAGAAGGAGAAGATGTCTATTTAGGATTGGCACAAAGGTTTCTGACATCCATGGAAGAGAATTCTCTTCCAACGATTCTTGATCCTCAAATTATAGATCAAACAAATGAAGGAGAGATCATTGCTGTTGCTAAACTTGCACAACGATGCATAAACTGGGATGGAAGGAGGAGACCAACTATGAAGGAAGTTTCCATCGAGTTGGAAAACATCAAAATGTCTAGAGGGTATTTAACTATTGAAGAAAATTATCAAAGTCCGAGTTGCACCTACGAAGAAGCTGTTGTGATGAGTGATATTTACCACGCATGGACTATTGGATGTGAGAACGTTATGTCAACTTCAGATGCCTACGCAGTATTGAACAATACAATCTAA
- the LOC113710535 gene encoding wall-associated receptor kinase-like 1 translates to MLFDQFNNIPMLVKDKTLLYFPIMSPLKLFFLLLLILAVVIVTLCLLGIRTPNLAVAAGVTIAVFTGLVLLQKRRNKKKKQGHFERNGGLLLEKQLSAADGAIEKSRIFISRELEAATDGFNESRILGQGGQGTVYKGILADGRIVAIKKSKVDESLLEQFINELVIVSQVNHRNVVKLLGCCLETEVPLLVYEYIPNGTLFNLIQNDNEAESFPFTWSLRLKVATEVAGALAYLHSGLTIPVFHRDIKSTNILLDEKYIAKVSDFGASLSIAIDKTHMTTRVQGTFGYIDPEYFRSSQITDKSDVYSFGVVLLELLTRQKPIPSRGEGEDVYLGLAQRFQTSMEENSLPTILDPQIIDQTNEGEVIAVAKLAQRCIDWDGRRRPTMKEVSIELENIKMSRGGLTIQENYQSPSCTGEEAVVMIDVYDAWTIGSENVKSTSDAYAVLNNTI, encoded by the coding sequence ATGCTCTTTGATCAGTTCAACAATATCCCTATGCTAGTGAAAGATAAAACTTTGCTCTACTTCCCAATAATGAGTCCTCTCAAGTTATTCTTTCTGCTACTTCTCATCCTTGCAGTAGTCATAGTTACGTTATGTCTTTTGGGCATAAGGACTCCAAATCTTGCTGTGGCTGCTGGGGTGACAATTGCAGTGTTTACTGGTCTTGTCCTGCTACAGAAGAGACGcaataaaaagaagaagcagGGCCATTTTGAACGAAATGGAGGTCTTCTATTGGAGAAACAATTATCTGCTGCAGATGGTGCTATTGAAAAATCTAGAATTTTCATTTCTAGGGAATTGGAGGCGGCCACTGATGGATTCAACGAAAGTCGAATACTTGGTCAAGGTGGCCAAGGTACAGTATATAAAGGGATCCTAGCCGATGGAAGAATTGTGGCAATCAAGAAGTCGAAGGTCGACGAAAGCCTATTGGAGCAGTTCATCAACGAGCTCGTCATTGTTTCGCAAGTTAATCACAGGAATGTGGTAAAACTTCTGGGTTGTTGCTTGGAGACAGAAGTTCCTCTGCTTGTCTATGAATATATCCCTAATGGAACCCTATTTAACCTCATTCAAAACGACAATGAGGCTGAATCCTTCCCTTTTACTTGGAGCTTGAGATTAAAAGTAGCCACAGAGGTAGCAGGAGCATTGGCATACCTACACTCGGGGCTTACAATTCCAGTCTTTCACAGGGATATCAAGTCCACCAACATATTGTTGGATGAAAAATACATAGCTAAAGTATCAGACTTTGGAGCTTCATTGTCCATTGCAATTGACAAAACCCACATGACTACTCGAGTCCAAGGGACTTTCGGCTACATCGATCCAGAATATTTCCGGTCGAGCCAAATTACTGACAAAAGTGACGTTTACAGCTTTGGGGTGGTTCTTCTTGAGCTCCTGACAAGACAAAAGCCCATACCTTCCAGAGGAGAAGGAGAAGATGTCTATTTAGGATTGGCACAAAGGTTTCAGACATCCATGGAAGAGAATTCTCTTCCAACGATTCTTGATCCTCAAATTATAGATCAAACAAATGAAGGGGAGGTCATTGCTGTTGCTAAACTTGCACAACGATGCATAGACTGGGATGGAAGGAGGAGACCAACTATGAAGGAAGTTTCCATCGAGTTGGAAAACATCAAAATGTCCAGAGGGGGTTTAACTATTCAAGAAAATTATCAAAGTCCAAGTTGCACCGGCGAAGAAGCTGTTGTGATGATTGATGTTTACGACGCATGGACTATTGGAAGTGAGAACGTTAAGTCAACTTCAGATGCCTACGCGGTATTGAACAATACAATCTAA
- the LOC113710536 gene encoding wall-associated receptor kinase-like 1 — protein sequence MLFDQFNNIPMLVKDKTLLYFPIMSPLKLFFLLLLILAVVIVTLCLLGIRTPKLPAAAGVTIAVFTGFILLQKRRNKKKKQGHFERNGGLLLEKQLSAADGAIEKTRIFISRELEAATDGFNESRILGQGGQGTVYKGILADGRIVAIKKSKVDESLLEQFINELVIVSQVNHRNVVKLLGCCLETEVPLLVYEFIPNGTLFNLIQNDNEAESFPFTWSLRLKVATEVAGALAYLHSGLTIPVFHRDIKSTNILLDEKYIAKVSDFGASLSIAIDKTHMTTRVQGTFGYIDPEYFLSSQISDKSDVYSFGAVLLELLTRQKPIPSREEGEDVYLGLAQRFLTSMEENSLPTILDPQIMDQTNEREVIAVAKLAQRCIDWDGRRRPTMKEVSIELENIKMCRWGLTIQENYQSPSCTNEEAVVMSDVYDAWTIGSENVKSTSDACAVLNNTI from the coding sequence ATGCTCTTTGATCAGTTCAATAATATCCCTATGCTAGTGAAAGATAAAACTTTGCTCTACTTCCCAATAATGAGTCCTCTCAAGTTATTCTTTCTGCTACTTCTCATCCTTGCGGTAGTCATAGTTACGTTATGTCTTTTGGGCATAAGGACTCCAAAGCTTCCTGCGGCTGCTGGGGTGACAATTGCAGTGTTTACTGGTTTTATCCTGCTACAGAAGAGACGcaataaaaagaagaagcagGGCCATTTTGAACGAAATGGAGGTCTTCTATTGGAGAAACAATTATCTGCTGCAGATGGTGCTATTGAAAAAACAAGAATTTTCATTTCTAGGGAATTGGAGGCGGCCACTGATGGATTCAACGAAAGTCGAATACTTGGTCAAGGTGGCCAAGGTACAGTATATAAAGGGATCCTAGCCGATGGAAGAATTGTGGCAATCAAGAAGTCGAAGGTTGACGAAAGCCTGTTGGAGCAGTTCATCAACGAGCTCGTCATTGTTTCGCAAGTTAATCACAGGAATGTGGTAAAACTTCTGGGTTGTTGCTTGGAGACAGAAGTTCCTCTGCTTGTCTATGAATTTATCCCTAATGGAACCCTATTTAACCTCATTCAAAACGACAATGAGGCTGAATCCTTTCCTTTTACTTGGAGCTTGAGATTAAAAGTAGCCACAGAGGTAGCAGGAGCATTGGCATACCTACACTCGGGGCTTACAATTCCAGTCTTTCACAGGGATATCAAGTCCACCAACATATTGTTGGATGAAAAATACATAGCTAAAGTATCAGACTTTGGAGCTTCATTGTCCATTGCAATTGACAAAACCCACATGACTACTCGAGTCCAAGGGACTTTCGGCTACATCGATCCAGAATATTTCCTGTCGAGCCAAATTTCTGACAAAAGTGACGTTTACAGCTTTGGGGCGGTTCTTCTTGAGCTCCTGACAAGACAAAAGCCCATACCTTCCAGAGAAGAAGGAGAAGATGTCTATTTAGGGTTGGCACAAAGGTTTCTGACATCCATGGAAGAGAATTCTCTTCCAACGATTCTTGATCCTCAAATTATGGATCAAACAAATGAAAGGGAGGTAATTGCTGTTGCTAAACTTGCACAACGATGCATAGACTGGGATGGAAGGAGGAGACCAACTATGAAGGAAGTTTCCATCGAGTTGGAAAACATCAAAATGTGCAGATGGGGGTTAACTATTCAAGAAAATTATCAAAGTCCAAGTTGCACCAACGAAGAAGCTGTTGTGATGAGTGATGTTTACGACGCATGGACTATTGGAAGTGAGAACGTTAAGTCAACTTCAGATGCCTGCGCGGTATTGAACAATACAATCTAA
- the LOC113710537 gene encoding wall-associated receptor kinase-like 1: MRPPKLFFLLFLILVVVTVPLYFLVSITSVAVAAGVTIAVFTGLVLLQKRRNKKKKQGHFERNGGLLLEKQLSAADGAIEKTRIFISRELEAATDGFNESRILGQGGQGTVYKGILADGRIVAIMKSKVDKSLLGQFINELVIVSQVNHRNVVKLLGCCLETEVPLLVYEFIPNGTLFNLIQNDNEAESFPFTWSLRLKVATEVAGALAYLHSGLSIPVFHRDIKSTNILLDEKYIAKVSDFGASLSIPIDKTHMTTRVQGTFGYIDPEYFLSSQITDKSDVYSFGVVLLELLTRQKPIPSREEGEDVYLGLAQRFLRSMEENSLPTILDPQIIDQTNEEEVIAVAKLAQRCINWDGRRRPTMKEVSIELENIKMSRGDLTIQENYQSPSCTDEEAVVMCDVTTHGQSEMRTLSQLQMPTRY, encoded by the coding sequence ATGAGACCTCCCAAGTTATTCTTTCTGCTATTTCTCATCCTCGTAGTAGTCACAGTTCCATTATATTTTTTGGTATCGATTACAAGTGTTGCTGTGGCTGCTGGGGTGACAATTGCAGTGTTTACTGGTCTTGTCCTGCTACAGAAGAGACGcaataaaaagaagaagcagGGCCATTTTGAACGAAATGGAGGTCTTCTATTGGAGAAACAATTATCTGCTGCAGATGGTGCTATTGAAAAAACTAGAATTTTCATTTCTAGGGAATTGGAGGCGGCCACTGATGGATTCAACGAAAGTCGAATACTTGGTCAAGGTGGCCAAGGTACAGTATATAAAGGGATCCTAGCCGATGGAAGAATTGTGGCAATCATGAAGTCGAAGGTTGACAAAAGCCTGTTGGGGCAGTTCATCAACGAGCTCGTCATTGTTTCGCAAGTTAATCACAGGAATGTGGTAAAACTTCTGGGTTGTTGCTTGGAGACAGAAGTTCCTCTGCTTGTCTATGAATTTATCCCTAATGGAACCCTATTTAACCTCATTCAAAACGACAATGAGGCTGAATCCTTCCCTTTTACTTGGAGCTTGAGATTAAAAGTAGCCACAGAGGTAGCAGGAGCATTGGCATACCTACACTCGGGGCTTTCAATTCCGGTCTTTCACAGGGATATCAAGTCCACCAACATATTGTTGGATGAAAAATACATAGCTAAAGTATCAGACTTTGGAGCTTCATTGTCCATTCCAATTGACAAAACCCACATGACTACTCGAGTCCAAGGGACTTTCGGCTACATCGATCCAGAATATTTCCTGTCGAGCCAAATTACTGACAAAAGTGACGTTTACAGCTTTGGGGTGGTTCTTCTTGAGCTCCTGACAAGACAAAAGCCCATACCTTCCAGAGAAGAAGGAGAAGATGTCTATTTAGGATTGGCGCAAAGGTTTCTGAGATCCATGGAAGAGAATTCTCTTCCAACCATTCTTGATCCTCAAATTATAGATCAAACAAATGAAGAGGAGGTCATTGCTGTTGCTAAACTTGCACAACGATGCATAAACTGGGATGGAAGGAGGAGACCAACTATGAAGGAAGTTTCCATCGAGTTGGAAAACATCAAAATGTCGAGAGGAGATTTAACTATTCAAGAAAATTATCAAAGTCCAAGTTGCACTGACGAAGAAGCTGTTGTGATGTGTGATGTTACCACACATGGACAATCGGAAATGAGAACGTTAAGTCAACTTCAGATGCCTACGCGGTATTGA